One genomic segment of Nitrospinota bacterium includes these proteins:
- the ppcA gene encoding phosphoenolpyruvate carboxylase produces the protein MPKIPRCMSTQHPDNVRLPFFVEESLIDKEHEVIEAYYAFSHLGCDEQMWDCEGKEVDNYVVKKLLMKYESFFKEKVLGRDVFLTLRVPNPSVERAEAKILLETLESLPRSYDAAKLFYKEDIAPIFEIILPMTLTHKSLERIYRYYRDFVVGKQEMPFRDGDITIKEWIGEFKPERVNVIPLFEDTDRMLNGHKILKKYLEDKKLKYQRVFLARSDPAMNYGIVSAVLLNKIALWKLQRLSEEIGIDIYPIIGVGSVPFRGNLKPSTVERVLHEYPSVQTYTIQSAFKYDNPAEEAIEAINKIKRHKCGQTLKVVEKRALDIIKRYTHEYQKIIKGMAPLINEVAKYVPSRRERKLHIGLFGYAREMKGISLPRAIQFTAALYSIGLPPEIFGLGSLKREDVDFIKEVYIYFEEDLMDALRYLNKNSLKLLPPKIRNQIKNFLKRFDFDIGSDAEHIELTDKIRKLIDERSQQNIQEFVVNAAYHRRFLG, from the coding sequence ATGCCAAAGATACCACGATGCATGAGCACGCAGCACCCGGACAATGTCCGCCTCCCCTTCTTTGTCGAGGAGAGCCTTATCGACAAGGAGCATGAGGTGATTGAGGCGTATTATGCCTTTTCCCATCTCGGATGCGATGAGCAGATGTGGGACTGCGAGGGAAAAGAGGTGGATAACTATGTGGTGAAGAAGCTCCTCATGAAATACGAATCCTTTTTCAAGGAAAAGGTTTTAGGGAGGGATGTCTTTCTTACGCTTCGCGTCCCGAACCCCTCGGTTGAGCGGGCCGAGGCCAAGATACTCCTGGAGACACTGGAGAGCCTCCCCCGCTCCTATGATGCAGCCAAGCTCTTCTATAAAGAAGATATTGCTCCTATCTTTGAAATCATCCTTCCCATGACCCTCACCCACAAAAGCCTTGAGAGAATTTATCGGTATTACAGGGATTTTGTTGTGGGAAAGCAGGAGATGCCCTTCAGAGATGGGGATATTACCATAAAGGAATGGATCGGCGAGTTCAAGCCAGAAAGAGTGAATGTTATCCCGCTTTTTGAAGATACTGACCGTATGTTAAACGGTCACAAAATCTTAAAAAAATATTTAGAGGATAAGAAGCTAAAGTATCAGCGGGTCTTTCTGGCTCGGTCTGATCCAGCCATGAACTATGGCATTGTGAGTGCTGTTCTTTTAAACAAAATCGCCCTTTGGAAACTTCAAAGATTAAGTGAAGAGATAGGGATTGATATCTATCCGATTATAGGGGTCGGTTCTGTTCCCTTCAGGGGGAATCTCAAGCCCTCAACTGTTGAAAGAGTCCTTCATGAATATCCTTCTGTTCAGACCTATACCATCCAATCGGCATTTAAGTATGACAACCCTGCAGAAGAGGCAATCGAGGCGATCAACAAAATAAAGAGGCACAAGTGTGGTCAAACATTAAAGGTTGTTGAGAAGAGGGCTCTGGATATCATCAAGAGATATACCCATGAATATCAGAAGATTATCAAGGGGATGGCACCCCTGATCAATGAGGTGGCAAAGTATGTCCCAAGCCGAAGGGAGAGGAAGCTTCATATCGGACTTTTCGGATATGCCAGAGAGATGAAGGGGATTAGTCTGCCCAGAGCCATACAGTTTACAGCGGCCCTTTATTCCATCGGTCTTCCGCCTGAGATCTTTGGTCTTGGAAGCTTAAAGAGAGAAGATGTCGATTTTATCAAAGAGGTCTATATCTATTTTGAAGAGGATCTTATGGATGCGCTTAGGTATCTCAATAAGAATTCCTTAAAACTCCTTCCGCCGAAGATAAGGAATCAGATCAAGAATTTTCTAAAGAGGTTCGATTTTGATATCGGGAGTGATGCTGAACATATAGAGCTGACAGATAAGATCAGAAAACTTATTGATGAGAGGTCTCAGCAGAATATCCAGGAGTTTGTCGTTAATGCGGCCTATCACAGAAGATTTCTGGGATAG
- a CDS encoding SHOCT domain-containing protein, which produces MPGVIGIILIIGFFILLVFVVMFLIGWMARRIDSETKSKEATLKKKYEKGEISKEEFESMKKDLL; this is translated from the coding sequence ATGCCTGGTGTGATTGGAATCATACTGATCATAGGCTTCTTTATTCTGCTTGTCTTTGTTGTCATGTTCCTCATCGGATGGATGGCGAGGAGAATCGATTCAGAAACAAAAAGCAAGGAGGCCACACTCAAGAAGAAATATGAAAAGGGAGAGATCAGTAAAGAAGAATTTGAATCAATGAAAAAAGACCTTTTATAA
- a CDS encoding radical SAM protein, giving the protein MRKLTKIETFAILSRGIPAYLRGYPTVVSLEMTHSCTANCNHCNRGGEVEGEKRIGPYGYHHLIKTLKPVILQVSGGEPLLRDDLTDILRAMKPNGKHTPYIIVVTNGSLLTKEKYLDFREAGMNQLSISLCFPDKRHDEWRSFQGLYDHLNKLVPKLASLGHNDIVINSTITNENMPHIMDLVRTAERWGVSISFSAYSILRTKERRYTIEKPEDLLKLRCQLDKLKEYKKRNCGHILNADFTIEGTYEFFKNQEIKGCNAGRHFLVITPDGYLKPCSMHDQRYTSLDEIHREFVPNNNCGSCYVSIRSYLDNSLVGLLWQYLANHSFGPRKREKPVLNSYL; this is encoded by the coding sequence ATGCGGAAACTTACCAAAATAGAGACCTTCGCTATACTAAGCCGTGGGATCCCAGCATATCTTCGGGGTTATCCGACCGTCGTCTCTCTTGAAATGACCCATTCCTGCACAGCGAATTGCAATCATTGCAACAGGGGCGGCGAGGTAGAGGGAGAAAAGCGAATCGGCCCTTATGGCTATCATCACCTGATAAAGACTCTTAAGCCGGTAATCTTGCAGGTCTCTGGCGGGGAGCCTCTTCTTAGAGATGATCTGACGGACATCCTCCGGGCGATGAAACCCAATGGCAAACACACGCCTTATATTATTGTGGTTACCAACGGATCGCTGCTCACAAAGGAAAAATACCTTGATTTTAGGGAAGCAGGTATGAACCAGCTTTCAATCTCGCTTTGCTTCCCGGACAAAAGACACGATGAATGGCGAAGCTTCCAAGGCCTTTACGATCACCTGAATAAGCTCGTCCCCAAGCTGGCTTCGCTCGGGCATAATGATATTGTGATCAACAGCACGATCACGAATGAAAATATGCCTCATATCATGGACCTGGTGCGCACCGCTGAGCGCTGGGGAGTCTCAATCTCTTTCAGTGCCTATTCCATCTTGCGTACCAAAGAGCGTCGCTACACCATAGAAAAACCAGAAGACCTGTTAAAACTTCGGTGCCAGTTGGACAAACTCAAGGAGTACAAAAAAAGGAATTGTGGACATATTCTGAATGCCGATTTCACTATTGAGGGTACCTATGAGTTTTTTAAAAACCAGGAAATCAAGGGCTGCAACGCTGGCAGACATTTCCTCGTGATTACGCCAGACGGCTATCTCAAGCCCTGTTCGATGCATGACCAAAGATATACTTCACTTGATGAGATTCATCGCGAATTCGTACCAAACAACAACTGCGGCAGCTGTTATGTATCGATACGTTCCTACCTCGACAACTCCCTTGTTGGACTCCTTTGGCAATATTTAGCAAATCATTCTTTCGGGCCAAGAAAAAGAGAAAAACCTGTCCTAAACTCCTATCTTTAA
- a CDS encoding asparagine synthase-related protein, translating to MSLFCGMVSPGRDLKEDEINLFHRMIESLCLNKGHSESLLPDNRLIAMGIKYNPKKENPLGEQRQPLKDEKGKIFLFFDGFLANSDELRSHLENKGYIFTTQNNAEAIIHLYQEEGTNSFKKLNGEFVFVLYDSLKKLLYLVRDKTGTRPLYYAILHQKNKKDGLIIFTNQMGTFLHSRAVPRELNEEGLYHFFTYGAVPPPLTLIKGIKKIPAGNFIELMISKNNSSSKFSNELIPRTYWLPIPQSTHTEADENYYIEKVRDLLISSVTRRIKNNKELSIPLGGMDSSALVALARQKDVEMINTYTLSVAYSTVKDEMVDAELLMARRIKDIFKTKHHEMIIKEEDFINLLPRAVEVSPEPCAYYALPEIYHLTKRMAEEDVDTVLLGTLADAIFLDSIPLLDLCRTLESPWSKILFLKKPTAQAIYCLNSLFEKMKGETLLPGLKTKIFEHISKGHEPYLGHKIYLQDFQKKFIFSSPFLKRNEGLSTATLVDLCASKMLEVKPDIKPVEKCVGINLMLVNPETVITYLFNSFSPHSIQPRFPYVDSDLLDFVLGIPLEIRMKNGIQKYLLKKALEGLIPDHAIEMKKIKLGRAGYQVLRKNLTEKLSILLKTSPLLKEGDYFHLDSIKKLLYLHSAGKLSLESYLYPLLVFLYWHELWIEGKDPESMITL from the coding sequence ATGTCCTTATTCTGTGGAATGGTATCCCCTGGCAGGGATCTAAAAGAGGACGAGATCAATCTTTTTCACCGAATGATCGAATCCCTCTGTCTCAACAAGGGCCATTCAGAATCCCTCCTTCCCGATAATCGATTGATTGCTATGGGAATAAAGTATAACCCCAAAAAGGAGAACCCTCTTGGTGAACAAAGACAGCCCCTAAAAGACGAAAAGGGTAAGATATTTCTCTTTTTTGATGGGTTTCTGGCAAACAGTGATGAGTTGCGGTCTCATTTAGAAAATAAGGGTTACATTTTTACGACCCAAAATAATGCTGAAGCCATAATTCATCTTTATCAGGAAGAGGGAACGAACTCCTTTAAAAAACTAAATGGTGAATTCGTTTTTGTTCTCTATGACAGCTTAAAGAAGCTTCTCTATCTCGTTCGTGATAAAACAGGGACAAGACCCCTCTACTATGCCATTCTTCATCAAAAAAATAAAAAAGATGGTCTCATTATTTTTACCAATCAGATGGGAACGTTTCTTCATAGCAGGGCTGTTCCAAGAGAGCTAAACGAAGAGGGACTTTATCATTTTTTTACATATGGTGCTGTGCCTCCGCCCCTTACCCTTATTAAAGGGATAAAGAAAATCCCTGCTGGAAATTTTATTGAACTCATGATATCCAAAAATAACAGCTCTTCAAAATTTTCAAATGAATTAATCCCCAGGACATACTGGCTGCCCATACCTCAGAGCACCCATACGGAAGCTGATGAAAATTACTATATAGAAAAGGTAAGAGACCTCCTTATATCCAGCGTAACACGACGGATCAAAAATAATAAAGAACTGAGTATCCCCCTTGGCGGCATGGACTCCAGTGCTCTTGTGGCCCTTGCCAGACAAAAAGATGTGGAGATGATCAATACCTACACGCTAAGCGTTGCCTATTCCACTGTAAAGGATGAAATGGTGGATGCTGAGCTTTTAATGGCAAGGAGAATCAAAGATATTTTCAAGACAAAACACCATGAGATGATTATTAAAGAAGAAGACTTTATCAACCTTTTACCACGCGCTGTAGAAGTAAGCCCTGAACCCTGTGCCTACTATGCCCTACCAGAGATCTATCACCTCACCAAAAGAATGGCTGAGGAGGATGTAGATACAGTACTCCTCGGCACTTTAGCGGATGCGATATTTTTAGATTCAATACCCCTGTTAGATCTCTGTAGAACCTTAGAATCGCCCTGGTCAAAGATTTTATTTTTAAAAAAACCGACTGCACAGGCAATCTATTGCTTGAACTCTCTTTTTGAAAAGATGAAGGGAGAGACTCTCCTTCCTGGATTGAAAACAAAAATCTTCGAGCATATATCAAAAGGTCATGAACCCTATCTAGGGCACAAGATATATCTCCAAGATTTCCAAAAAAAATTTATCTTTTCTTCTCCGTTCCTAAAAAGAAATGAAGGTCTCAGTACTGCTACGCTGGTCGATCTCTGCGCTAGTAAGATGCTCGAGGTGAAACCGGATATCAAACCTGTTGAAAAATGCGTAGGGATAAACCTGATGCTTGTTAACCCTGAAACAGTTATAACCTATCTTTTTAACTCCTTTTCTCCCCACTCCATTCAGCCAAGATTTCCCTATGTGGATTCAGATCTCTTAGATTTTGTCCTCGGCATCCCCCTTGAAATCAGGATGAAAAATGGTATTCAGAAGTATCTCCTTAAAAAGGCTCTTGAAGGGTTGATTCCTGATCATGCGATAGAGATGAAAAAGATAAAACTGGGAAGGGCGGGCTATCAAGTACTCAGAAAAAATTTAACAGAGAAACTCAGTATTCTTCTTAAGACCTCTCCTTTATTAAAAGAGGGGGACTATTTTCATCTTGACTCGATAAAAAAACTTTTATACCTTCATAGTGCAGGAAAGCTAAGCCTGGAATCCTATCTTTATCCGCTTCTGGTATTTTTATACTGGCATGAGCTCTGGATTGAGGGAAAAGACCCTGAATCCATGATAACTCTTTAA
- a CDS encoding SHOCT domain-containing protein, translating into MKMFQSRLMTFCLSLLFIFSAFEPAHAQYREGYGIGPDMMHWGFGMMRWFGPLFMIVFLVLTIVVIIFLVRWITLTRKPELFSKEEESALDILKKRYAKGEINKQEFEEKKKDLL; encoded by the coding sequence ATGAAAATGTTTCAATCACGGCTGATGACCTTTTGTTTATCTCTTTTATTTATCTTCTCTGCCTTTGAACCTGCACATGCGCAATATAGAGAGGGATATGGAATAGGACCTGATATGATGCACTGGGGGTTTGGAATGATGAGATGGTTCGGCCCCTTGTTTATGATTGTTTTTTTGGTTTTGACCATTGTGGTTATTATCTTTCTTGTGAGATGGATTACATTAACAAGAAAGCCAGAACTCTTTTCAAAAGAAGAGGAGAGCGCACTCGATATCCTTAAAAAGAGATATGCAAAAGGAGAGATTAACAAGCAAGAATTTGAGGAAAAGAAAAAAGACCTCTTGTAA